Proteins co-encoded in one Paracoccus aestuarii genomic window:
- a CDS encoding NAD+ synthase, whose product MTDRFRLTIGQLNATVGDLPGNADRARAAWQTARDAGADMLALPEMFITGYQTQDLVLKPAFTAQAEAAIMELGQSLSGGPAIGIGGPWRDGGQLYNAWWVFRDGALVARVLKHHLPYKQLFDELRLFDSGPISGPYPVGAARIGSPICEDSWYPDVAETLAETGAGILVVPNGSPYHRDKLDLRMGHMVGRVVETGLPLVYVNMVGGQDDQLYDGASFVLNPGGHKVVQLPAFQEAVVHVDFTHGPDGWRAEPGLMAPQPDAWEQDYHAMMLGLRDYLRKSGFRKVLLGMSGGIDSALVATIACDAIGPENVRCVMLPSEYTSQASLDDAADCATRLGARLDTVRIDGARDAVGDALAHLMEGTSPDITEENIQSRLRGVMLMALSNKFNEMLLTTGNKSEVAVGYATIYGDMAGGYNPIKDLYKTRVFETCRWRNANHRDWMMGRAGEVITPRIITKPPSAELRPDQRDDDSLPPYEVLDAILEGLVERDLSLADLVAQGFDADTVRQVERLLYVSEWKRYQAAPGPRISTRAFWLDRRYPLVNRWRDRL is encoded by the coding sequence ATGACCGACCGTTTCCGCCTGACCATCGGGCAGTTGAACGCCACCGTGGGCGACCTGCCCGGCAATGCGGACCGCGCCCGCGCCGCATGGCAGACCGCGCGCGATGCGGGCGCCGACATGCTGGCTTTGCCCGAGATGTTCATCACCGGATACCAGACCCAGGACCTGGTGCTGAAGCCCGCCTTCACCGCCCAGGCCGAGGCCGCGATCATGGAACTGGGCCAGTCCCTGAGCGGCGGTCCCGCCATTGGCATCGGCGGCCCGTGGCGCGACGGAGGGCAGCTGTACAATGCGTGGTGGGTGTTCCGCGACGGCGCGCTGGTCGCGCGGGTGCTGAAGCACCACCTGCCCTACAAGCAGCTCTTCGACGAGTTGCGCCTGTTCGACAGCGGCCCGATCAGCGGCCCCTATCCGGTGGGCGCGGCCCGCATCGGCAGCCCGATCTGCGAGGACAGCTGGTACCCGGACGTGGCCGAGACGCTGGCCGAGACCGGGGCCGGGATCCTGGTCGTGCCGAATGGCAGCCCCTATCACCGCGACAAGCTGGACCTGCGCATGGGCCACATGGTTGGCCGCGTCGTGGAGACGGGCCTGCCCTTGGTCTATGTGAACATGGTCGGCGGACAGGACGACCAGCTTTATGACGGGGCCAGCTTCGTGCTGAACCCCGGCGGCCACAAGGTCGTGCAGCTGCCCGCCTTTCAGGAGGCGGTGGTGCATGTCGACTTTACCCATGGCCCAGACGGCTGGCGCGCCGAACCGGGCCTGATGGCGCCCCAGCCCGACGCGTGGGAACAGGATTACCACGCGATGATGCTGGGCCTGCGCGACTATCTGCGCAAGTCGGGGTTCCGCAAAGTGCTGCTGGGCATGTCGGGGGGCATCGATTCTGCGCTGGTCGCGACCATCGCCTGCGACGCGATCGGGCCGGAAAACGTGCGCTGCGTGATGCTGCCGTCGGAATACACCTCCCAGGCCAGCCTGGACGACGCCGCCGATTGCGCGACGCGGCTTGGCGCGCGGCTGGACACCGTGCGCATCGACGGGGCGCGCGACGCGGTGGGGGATGCGCTGGCGCATCTGATGGAGGGCACGAGCCCAGACATCACCGAGGAGAACATCCAGTCCCGCCTGCGCGGCGTGATGCTGATGGCGCTGTCCAACAAGTTCAACGAGATGCTGCTGACCACCGGCAACAAGTCCGAGGTCGCAGTCGGCTATGCCACCATCTATGGCGACATGGCGGGCGGCTATAACCCGATCAAGGATCTCTACAAGACGCGGGTGTTCGAAACCTGCCGCTGGCGGAACGCGAACCATCGCGACTGGATGATGGGCCGGGCGGGCGAGGTCATCACCCCGCGCATCATCACCAAGCCGCCATCCGCCGAGCTGCGCCCCGATCAGCGCGACGATGACAGCCTGCCCCCCTATGAGGTGCTGGACGCCATCCTGGAGGGGCTGGTCGAACGCGACCTGTCGCTGGCCGATCTGGTGGCACAGGGCTTCGATGCCGATACGGTGCGGCAGGTGGAAAGGCTGCTCTATGTCAGCGAATGGAAGCGGTATCAGGCGGCGCCGGGGCCGCGCATCTCGACCCGTGCCTTCTGGCTGGACCGGCGCTATCCGCTGGTGAACCGCTGGCGCGACCGGCTCTAG
- a CDS encoding MORN repeat-containing protein, translated as MKAAIGTALALAILAAPAMGQVITRQYDDGGVYEGTFRNGLQHGQGSYVLPNGYRYEGDWVEGQIMGQGRAEFPNGSVYEGRFARGKPDGQGRITYADGGTYEGDWAEGEITGQGVARYANGSVYEGGFARGLHHGQGVLTQANGYRYDGDWVAGVKEGEGRITYPDGATYEGGMLAGQRAGRGVLRMPDGLSYDGVWAAGQMSGTGVLIQPAGDRYEGQLEGGRRQGRGVATYANGDVYDGDFADDRRHGQGTFTGADGYVYIGEWSQGRMEGRGQITYPDGSVYLGQMRADRPHGTGKITYADGSTYEGQWAEGVIEGEGRATYANGMVYEGGFRNARNHGQGRMSYPDGYVYSGAWRDGQRHGEGQATYPDGTVYTGGFVDGVRQGSGRLTTPDGFVYEGGWAGGEIDGEGVATYANGDRYEGSFAAGKRQGQGVMRYGSGQVASGEWQDNRLIDADAPPPEADAPDLPTEAP; from the coding sequence ATGAAAGCGGCAATCGGAACGGCTCTGGCGCTGGCGATCCTGGCGGCGCCCGCCATGGGGCAGGTCATCACCCGGCAATATGACGATGGCGGCGTCTATGAGGGCACGTTCCGCAACGGGCTGCAGCACGGCCAAGGCAGCTATGTCCTGCCCAACGGATACCGCTATGAAGGGGATTGGGTCGAAGGCCAGATCATGGGCCAGGGCCGGGCGGAGTTTCCCAACGGTTCCGTCTATGAGGGCCGTTTCGCGCGCGGCAAGCCCGACGGCCAGGGCAGGATCACCTATGCCGATGGCGGCACCTATGAAGGGGACTGGGCCGAGGGCGAGATCACCGGCCAAGGCGTCGCGCGCTATGCCAACGGGTCGGTCTATGAGGGCGGCTTCGCCCGCGGGCTGCATCACGGCCAGGGCGTGCTGACCCAGGCCAACGGCTATCGCTATGACGGGGATTGGGTCGCGGGCGTCAAGGAGGGCGAGGGCCGCATCACCTATCCCGACGGCGCCACCTACGAAGGCGGCATGCTGGCCGGCCAGCGCGCCGGGCGCGGGGTGCTGCGCATGCCCGACGGGCTCAGCTATGACGGGGTCTGGGCGGCGGGCCAGATGTCGGGGACGGGGGTGCTGATCCAGCCCGCCGGCGACCGCTACGAGGGCCAGCTGGAGGGCGGGCGGCGCCAAGGCCGCGGCGTGGCCACCTATGCCAATGGCGATGTCTATGACGGCGACTTCGCCGATGACCGCCGCCATGGGCAGGGGACCTTCACCGGCGCGGACGGCTATGTCTATATCGGCGAATGGTCCCAGGGCCGGATGGAGGGGCGGGGCCAGATCACCTATCCCGACGGGTCGGTCTATCTGGGCCAGATGCGCGCCGACCGGCCGCATGGCACCGGCAAGATCACCTATGCCGACGGATCCACCTATGAGGGCCAGTGGGCCGAGGGCGTGATCGAGGGCGAGGGCCGCGCCACCTATGCCAATGGCATGGTCTATGAGGGCGGCTTTCGCAACGCGCGCAATCACGGCCAGGGGCGGATGTCCTATCCCGACGGCTATGTCTATTCCGGGGCCTGGCGCGACGGCCAGCGCCATGGCGAGGGCCAGGCGACCTATCCCGACGGCACGGTCTATACCGGCGGCTTCGTGGACGGGGTGCGTCAGGGCAGCGGGCGGCTGACCACGCCGGACGGCTTCGTCTACGAGGGTGGCTGGGCCGGGGGCGAGATCGACGGCGAGGGCGTGGCCACCTATGCCAATGGCGACCGCTACGAGGGCAGCTTTGCCGCCGGCAAGCGGCAGGGCCAGGGCGTGATGCGCTATGGCAGCGGCCAGGTCGCGTCCGGCGAATGGCAGGACAACCGCCTGATCGACGCGGATGCGCCGCCACCCGAGGCCGATGCCCCCGACCTGCCGACCGAGGCGCCGTGA